The Falco biarmicus isolate bFalBia1 chromosome 20, bFalBia1.pri, whole genome shotgun sequence DNA window TAGCAGCCCAGGACCACCTGCCTCCGGGCAGGCTTGCCCCCCAGCGCCTCAATCCAGGCCACATCCAGCCCGTTGGtgtcccctgcccagctccccggccagcacagggctgctcaGCACCGCCGTGGCACGCACAGCTGCTGCGCCTCCATGCCCGCGATGGGGTTTGCAGCATCACACCTCCCAGACTCATCTCCACCGGCCAAGGCTGGCTCCAAGCTTTTATTAACTGTGGTGGCGGCTTCTTGCAACCTGAAGAGAGACCTGTGTCTttgcctgcccagctgcccccaggggTATCTGTCTGGGGACATGGTACCGAAGCTCTTGCCCAGCTCCAGACTCTGGGAGCTCCCAGGAGAGCCAAGGCACTGCCCTCCACACCATGACCCAGCGGACTGGGAACCCTGAGGCCTGGCTCAGCCCAGGGCTGGCCTTTGGGCCACTGTGTGAAGGGGACAGGGAGCAGTGGTGGCTGATGGGGCAGTGGAGGAACTTCCCACCTCTCAGCCTGTTGGCACACGTCTCCCCCCGCATGGACATCTTTCTCGTGCTCCTCCTCTCATCCTCCCTGTGGAACCTGGGGACGATGAATGTCTGCCACCCATCACAGTACTGTTCCTGCGGCACCCACTTGGGGTGTAATTAAAGGACAAATCCACACCGCTATTCCCGTGGGTAACATTATGGAGAGGACTGTGACACAGCAGGGCATCCCAGGGGCAGACAGGACCCGCCTTCTCTTACCCAGCGCGGGTAGCTGGGGCGCTGGGAAGTGGATGTGGGAAGCTCTCCAGGTGTGCTGACAGGGAGGTAGGGGCTGAGAGCCTGGCCTGTCCTGGGAGCCCCAGGGCACTGTATCTCCAGGGGGCTGAGACCGAACTCCTTCAGGAGCTCCTTGTACTCTATGGCAACGGCTGTTCCTACTTCTTCCCAGTGCTGGCTGGCCTCTGCCATCTTGGCCAGCACAAGGTCCAGGCTACCTTGGTGGGAAAGAGGATAGTGAGGAGGGGGGAccttgctgctgggggagccagccacagccacatCGCCACTCATGTGGAGGATCTCATACTCCATGTCCACGGcatccagcctgccctgcagctggcaaTGGTCCTGTCCCTCTGCGCTAATGCCTAGGTGGCATCTCCTGGGTCTGCTGGCTCTCCCGGAGCCTGGCGGCTGTCAGGACAGAGGTAGGGGACACCAAGCACATGGGCACAGGAGCCTGACGCTGCATGACCAATGcatggggggctgcaggcagtggcTGGCACAGGCCCTGCCTAGTCACCCTCATCCCCAGGGTGGCAGAGGACTTGGGGACGAGTGGGATCACCGCATCccctctgcaggcagcacctccCAAGACTGGGGGTGCACTGCGAACAGGGTCAGACTttgccttcagctgctgccGTACTGACAGCACAGAGTGAATGGCTCCTACCTCCCCTCGCTCCCCCAAGTACACTTTGCTGTCTTGGGGAGAACCCTGTGCCCACCCGCTGGCAAGGGGCAGACGTGCCACACcaagctgctcctgcaggctcTTCACCTTCGCCTCCAAGCGCTGGCTGTGGGCTGCtacctgcttctgcagctcctggtaCTGCCAAGTCATTTCTGGGAgccagggaagggggaaggggacaAACGTCATGACTACAGGAGGGACAAGCAGGCGGTCCCTGTGCTCCGATCCCAGCACCTGTGACCAGGAGCCTGATCTGAGGGCTCTCCTCACGGGGTGAAGCATCAGAAGCAGCCATGCGCGTAcctgcctggcagggctgtgaCAATGCCGGTGGTGGGGGCAGAAGGGAGCCCTGGAGGGAAAGTTTTACCTCTCTGTTGAGTGTGGGAGAGTGAAAATGAGCGCGGAGTTTTGCATGTGGCAAAGACCACAAACCTCTGCTAAAATCAGCCCCTTCTTGAGCACTAACAGAAATGGCGAGGCAACGACTTCTGCAGGCGGGGAAGTCTCTGCCTCTGTGATCTCCTCTGCCTGT harbors:
- the LOC130141760 gene encoding LOW QUALITY PROTEIN: coiled-coil domain-containing protein 153-like (The sequence of the model RefSeq protein was modified relative to this genomic sequence to represent the inferred CDS: inserted 2 bases in 2 codons; substituted 1 base at 1 genomic stop codon), which translates into the protein MLHPVRRALRSGSWSQVLGSEHRDRLLVPPVVMTFVPFPLPWLPEMTWQYQELQKQVAAHSQRLEAKVKSLQEQLAARLRESQQTQEXATXALAQRDRTIXQLQGRLDAVDMEYEILHMSSLDLVLAKMAEASQHWEEVGTAVAIEYKELLKEFGLSPLEIQCPGAPRTGQALSPYLPVSTPGELPTSTSQRPSYPRWVREGGSCLPLGCPAVSQSSP